In Aminobacterium sp. MB27-C1, a single genomic region encodes these proteins:
- a CDS encoding amidohydrolase has translation MNKNEVWSWIDSNQDNFVDMARSIWENPELGYKETFASELQKKFLSKEAFTIRPVEDMPTAFIAEWGSGSPIVGLLGEFDALDGLSQKIGTQREPVQEGAPGHGCGHNLLGVASLAAACSIKKAMENGEVKGTIRYYGCPAEELLSGKVFMAEHGVFDDLDVCLAWHPGSINTVIGSTLSAMASVRFSFKGVSAHAAGAPEAGRSALDAVELMNVGANYLREHLIDGTRLHYVITDGGKMPNIVPDRASVWYYLRGPRKSDVEHIWKRLLNIGKGAALMTETEISYVVEAGCYDTVPNKTLNQLLEKNLMTIGGIDFDAEEKELAKTLFYSIPEGQRETSLRQCPQTLRDNKFLCEEAVECFDEGRQIMGSTDVGDVSYIAPTSMLSAATWPLATPAHSWQAASASGSSLGMKGMLLAAKVLAGAAFDLMSDGGSLVEEAQTEFKKLELDAYKPLYKALH, from the coding sequence ATGAATAAAAATGAAGTATGGAGCTGGATTGACTCAAATCAGGATAATTTCGTTGATATGGCTCGTTCCATTTGGGAGAACCCGGAATTAGGGTACAAAGAAACCTTTGCGTCAGAACTCCAAAAGAAGTTCCTTTCAAAAGAGGCATTTACTATCCGCCCCGTTGAAGACATGCCAACCGCTTTTATTGCAGAATGGGGCAGTGGTTCGCCTATAGTTGGACTGCTTGGCGAATTTGATGCCTTAGATGGCTTGTCTCAAAAAATCGGTACACAAAGGGAACCTGTACAAGAAGGCGCTCCTGGGCACGGATGCGGACATAACCTTCTGGGAGTGGCTTCCCTTGCTGCAGCCTGTTCTATCAAAAAAGCTATGGAAAATGGAGAAGTAAAAGGAACGATACGTTACTATGGATGTCCTGCTGAAGAGCTGCTTTCTGGCAAGGTCTTTATGGCTGAACATGGAGTCTTTGACGATCTTGATGTGTGTCTTGCATGGCATCCAGGTTCGATAAATACTGTTATAGGTTCCACCTTGTCAGCGATGGCCTCTGTACGCTTCTCTTTTAAAGGAGTCTCTGCCCATGCTGCCGGAGCCCCTGAAGCTGGGCGAAGTGCTCTTGATGCTGTAGAACTCATGAATGTAGGGGCCAATTATCTTCGAGAGCACTTAATTGATGGAACGCGGTTGCATTATGTAATAACTGATGGCGGGAAAATGCCGAATATCGTTCCTGACAGAGCCTCGGTCTGGTATTACCTTCGAGGGCCTCGAAAAAGTGATGTTGAGCATATCTGGAAACGTCTTCTCAATATAGGTAAAGGTGCAGCTCTTATGACGGAAACAGAAATTTCATACGTCGTGGAAGCTGGCTGTTATGATACAGTCCCCAACAAGACCCTTAATCAGCTTTTAGAGAAAAATCTCATGACGATCGGTGGTATCGATTTCGATGCGGAGGAGAAGGAATTGGCCAAAACCTTGTTTTACTCAATTCCCGAGGGCCAAAGAGAAACAAGCTTGAGACAGTGTCCTCAAACTCTTCGCGATAATAAATTCCTTTGTGAAGAAGCTGTTGAATGTTTCGATGAAGGCAGACAGATTATGGGGTCTACCGATGTCGGTGATGTAAGTTATATTGCCCCCACATCTATGCTTTCTGCAGCAACTTGGCCTCTTGCCACTCCGGCTCATTCTTGGCAGGCTGCCTCAGCATCCGGTTCTTCTTTGGGAATGAAAGGAATGCTTCTTGCCGCAAAAGTATTGGCAGGTGCTGCTTTCGACCTTATGTCAGATGGCGGCTCACTCGTTGAGGAAGCCCAAACAGAATTTAAAAAACTTGAATTAGACGCATATAAGCCACTCTATAAAGCATTGCATTAG
- a CDS encoding FAD-dependent oxidoreductase — translation MLTLKKRVLIIGGGPGGRFSYIALRRMGEKSLSIVMNEDPTVICSLPYGVGRKLVPGGPEEEVVDLANSDRLPPEIVEDAIRGVVTELDAENHIARGTSTGGPFEIHFEKVLLAPGAVPWLPSVKGLLLDSDREGQKRDLTEIMVGREYVSKERLAENIFVMRGADDARALDVFAEKSDKAVVVGSGAIGLEVVEALHDRGLTVTLVEALPHLIAAMDKDMAEKVSNRLSESGVSVYRNMQLTEVKSDRVVLSDGTEIETDGVIFATGVRPNIKLAQSAGLSIERGIVVNENMQSSHPNIYVVGDAAQISDAVTERPILPLIGTLAMRQGLVASANIMGKNMSLPPATVWGLSAIFDLHWGSVGWTEELANASDIPVFSLTLPYRTREKAMPNGKEGLWKVVVSASDEKGLKKGQIIGFQIVIDGESPLFLTERFIDIITRRETITDLFSHYFVHSPYHNTVEDPYLMLLFTAQEAMTH, via the coding sequence ATGCTTACATTAAAGAAAAGAGTACTGATTATCGGAGGGGGCCCGGGTGGAAGGTTTTCATATATAGCACTTCGACGTATGGGTGAAAAGAGCCTTTCCATTGTGATGAACGAGGATCCTACTGTAATTTGTTCACTTCCTTATGGTGTTGGGAGAAAGCTTGTTCCAGGTGGCCCCGAAGAAGAAGTGGTTGATTTGGCGAACTCTGATCGTTTGCCGCCTGAGATTGTTGAAGATGCTATTCGCGGCGTCGTCACCGAACTTGATGCAGAGAATCATATCGCAAGGGGAACGAGTACAGGTGGTCCCTTTGAAATCCATTTTGAGAAAGTATTGCTTGCACCCGGTGCAGTTCCCTGGCTTCCTTCAGTAAAGGGCCTTTTATTAGATTCAGATAGAGAAGGGCAGAAACGAGACCTGACGGAAATTATGGTTGGACGTGAATATGTTTCTAAAGAAAGATTGGCAGAAAATATCTTTGTTATGCGTGGAGCAGACGATGCCCGTGCACTTGATGTCTTTGCAGAAAAAAGCGACAAAGCAGTCGTTGTTGGCAGTGGAGCTATAGGATTAGAAGTTGTGGAGGCTCTTCACGATAGAGGACTAACTGTTACATTGGTTGAAGCTTTGCCGCACCTTATCGCGGCCATGGATAAAGATATGGCCGAAAAAGTCAGTAATCGCCTTTCTGAATCAGGTGTTTCTGTTTATAGAAATATGCAGCTGACAGAAGTCAAATCAGACAGGGTTGTACTCTCTGATGGCACGGAGATAGAGACTGATGGCGTTATTTTTGCAACAGGTGTTCGTCCTAACATTAAGTTGGCTCAAAGTGCAGGATTATCTATTGAGCGGGGTATCGTAGTCAACGAAAATATGCAGTCGTCCCATCCCAATATATATGTTGTTGGTGACGCCGCTCAAATCAGCGATGCTGTTACAGAACGTCCTATATTGCCTCTTATTGGAACTCTTGCTATGCGTCAGGGGCTTGTTGCCTCTGCTAATATTATGGGGAAAAACATGTCTTTGCCACCTGCAACAGTCTGGGGGCTAAGTGCCATTTTCGATCTTCATTGGGGAAGTGTGGGGTGGACTGAGGAATTGGCTAACGCGTCGGATATTCCGGTATTTTCTCTCACTTTGCCATATCGCACACGAGAAAAAGCTATGCCCAACGGGAAAGAAGGACTCTGGAAAGTTGTCGTTTCCGCATCTGACGAAAAAGGACTGAAAAAAGGACAGATTATTGGTTTCCAGATTGTCATTGACGGGGAATCCCCTCTCTTTTTAACGGAACGTTTTATCGATATTATTACCCGAAGGGAAACTATTACTGATTTATTTTCTCACTATTTCGTCCATTCTCCTTATCATAATACAGTTGAAGATCCTTACCTTATGCTGCTCTTTACTGCTCAGGAAGCGATGACTCATTAA
- a CDS encoding aminopeptidase, translating into MKNRDVEAKYREKGFYSFSSAWEKIQEEERKQVFALAEDYKLFLDNGKIERECVEQIVSMARVAGFVDLEEMIQAGRRLEPGIKVMVVNRNKAVALFVIGKKSLSEGLYIVGSHIDSPRLDLKPQPLYEDSGLALLKTHYYGGIKKYQWATLPLAIHGVFAKKDGSIVHLNIGEREDDPLFVISDILPHLGKAQASKTMSEGISGENLNVILGHIPVKDDDIKEKVKLGVLQILTAKYGVDEADFTSAEIEIVPAGRSRDAGLDRGLILAYGHDDRSCAFASLRAILDVEHPVYTASALFVDKEEIGSMGSTGMESVFYENTVAELLALEGEGYSEINLRRAFSHSRVLSADVDGAFDPTYPEPFDKRNASFMGNGVVVQKYTGSRGKYGSNDASAEFVASIRALYDENNVVWQTGELGKVDEGGGGTIAYILANRGADVIDCGVPVLSMHAPWELISKVDLYMAWKGYRAFLQSK; encoded by the coding sequence GTGAAAAACCGAGATGTAGAAGCTAAATATCGGGAAAAGGGTTTTTATTCTTTCTCCAGTGCCTGGGAAAAGATTCAGGAAGAAGAGAGAAAACAGGTTTTCGCTTTAGCCGAAGACTATAAGCTCTTCCTTGACAATGGAAAAATCGAACGGGAATGTGTAGAACAGATTGTTTCTATGGCCCGGGTGGCTGGATTTGTCGACCTTGAAGAAATGATTCAGGCTGGTAGACGTCTGGAGCCGGGCATAAAAGTAATGGTGGTAAATCGCAACAAGGCCGTGGCGCTCTTTGTCATAGGTAAAAAGTCGCTTTCAGAAGGGCTCTACATTGTGGGCAGTCACATAGATTCGCCTCGCCTTGACCTGAAACCTCAGCCTCTTTATGAAGATTCAGGACTAGCTTTACTGAAAACCCATTACTATGGTGGAATCAAGAAGTACCAATGGGCAACACTTCCTTTGGCAATTCATGGCGTCTTTGCCAAAAAAGATGGAAGCATCGTTCATCTCAATATTGGAGAGAGGGAAGACGATCCCTTGTTTGTTATTAGCGATATACTTCCTCATCTGGGCAAAGCTCAGGCCTCCAAAACAATGAGCGAAGGCATTTCCGGTGAAAATTTGAATGTAATTCTTGGTCATATTCCTGTAAAAGACGATGATATTAAAGAAAAGGTAAAACTCGGAGTACTCCAGATATTGACGGCAAAATACGGAGTGGATGAAGCCGATTTTACCTCTGCCGAAATAGAAATAGTTCCGGCTGGCAGATCTCGTGATGCAGGGCTTGATCGTGGCTTGATCTTAGCCTATGGTCACGACGACAGGTCATGTGCCTTTGCTTCTTTACGAGCTATCCTCGATGTTGAACATCCTGTATATACGGCATCGGCTCTTTTTGTAGATAAAGAGGAAATTGGCAGTATGGGAAGCACTGGTATGGAATCTGTCTTTTATGAAAACACAGTGGCAGAACTTCTGGCTTTGGAAGGAGAAGGGTATTCAGAGATCAATCTTCGCCGTGCCTTCAGCCACAGCAGAGTTCTCTCTGCCGATGTAGATGGAGCTTTTGACCCCACCTATCCGGAACCCTTCGACAAGCGCAACGCTTCTTTTATGGGAAATGGAGTCGTTGTGCAGAAATACACAGGAAGTCGGGGCAAATATGGATCTAACGATGCCAGTGCAGAATTCGTAGCCTCTATTCGGGCGTTATACGATGAAAATAATGTGGTCTGGCAGACAGGGGAACTGGGAAAGGTTGATGAGGGTGGCGGTGGCACAATTGCCTACATTCTTGCAAACAGAGGAGCAGATGTTATCGACTGCGGCGTTCCCGTTCTATCTATGCACGCTCCGTGGGAACTCATAAGCAAGGTCGACCTTTACATGGCCTGGAAGGGATATAGAGCTTTTTTACAATCGAAATAA
- a CDS encoding ArsA family ATPase → MVYRVKRQFIFFGGKGGTGKTTCAAAYAYALSQQGVKTLVVSTDPAHSLADAFDHPIGLDVVRIEENLWGIEIDAEEEAKKYMKAIQDKMLHIVSAVIVDEIKRQIEIAYMSPGAEEAAIFDKFIELMESIGKPYDAIVFDTAPTGHTLRLLTLPEILGVWIEHLIEKRANAMELMKVAAKYDKELQEKIKEDPIIETLQKRRDKFTLARKILTDRENTAFYFVLNAEKLPIIETKRAIEILQKHNIGIGGVVVNKVIPEEAGPFFEKRRIAQEQYLLQIDELFGSLGVTHVPMLDSDIQGLEQLNQIGPFILKLDEI, encoded by the coding sequence ATGGTCTATCGTGTAAAGCGACAGTTTATATTTTTTGGCGGAAAAGGTGGAACAGGGAAAACCACATGTGCGGCGGCATACGCTTACGCCCTTTCTCAACAGGGGGTAAAAACCCTGGTTGTTTCTACTGATCCTGCTCATTCTCTTGCTGATGCCTTCGATCACCCCATAGGTCTGGATGTTGTTCGTATCGAAGAAAATCTTTGGGGTATTGAAATAGATGCGGAAGAAGAAGCCAAAAAATATATGAAAGCGATTCAAGATAAAATGCTTCATATTGTCAGTGCTGTTATTGTCGACGAAATAAAGCGTCAGATAGAAATAGCCTATATGTCCCCAGGGGCAGAAGAAGCTGCCATATTTGACAAGTTTATAGAGCTTATGGAATCCATCGGGAAACCTTACGATGCAATTGTTTTTGATACGGCTCCTACAGGGCATACCTTGCGGCTCCTTACGTTGCCCGAAATATTAGGAGTCTGGATCGAGCATCTTATAGAAAAACGGGCCAATGCCATGGAACTCATGAAGGTCGCTGCTAAATACGACAAAGAATTGCAAGAAAAAATAAAAGAAGATCCCATAATAGAAACCCTGCAAAAGCGACGGGATAAATTTACCTTAGCTCGAAAAATCTTGACTGATCGTGAAAATACGGCTTTTTACTTTGTGCTCAATGCAGAAAAACTTCCGATTATAGAGACGAAGAGGGCCATAGAAATATTGCAAAAGCACAATATTGGTATTGGCGGTGTTGTCGTTAACAAGGTTATACCGGAAGAAGCGGGGCCTTTTTTTGAAAAACGCCGCATTGCTCAGGAACAGTATCTTCTCCAAATAGATGAATTATTTGGATCTTTGGGGGTAACCCACGTACCTATGCTTGATTCGGATATTCAAGGTCTTGAACAGCTTAATCAGATAGGTCCGTTTATTCTCAAGCTCGATGAAATATAA
- the tadA gene encoding tRNA adenosine(34) deaminase TadA — MHFDDPDIYFMKQALEEARKGAENGEVPVAALVVYEGRIIGIGKNYKHIDPTAHAEILAMREASQHLKRWNLNGCTLYVTLEPCPMCAGAIVLARIQRLVYGASDPRAGACGTLYNIVQDSRLNHRCDIRKGVLAEESSELLWEYFKKRRNNSNKVNS, encoded by the coding sequence TTGCACTTCGATGATCCTGACATTTATTTTATGAAGCAAGCTCTCGAGGAAGCCAGAAAGGGCGCTGAAAATGGAGAAGTTCCAGTAGCAGCTCTTGTAGTTTATGAAGGCCGCATTATAGGTATAGGAAAAAATTACAAACATATAGATCCTACGGCACATGCGGAGATACTTGCTATGCGTGAAGCCTCTCAACATTTGAAACGGTGGAATTTGAACGGCTGTACTCTCTATGTAACCTTGGAACCGTGCCCCATGTGTGCCGGAGCCATTGTATTAGCGCGTATTCAACGTTTGGTTTATGGTGCCTCCGATCCCCGTGCTGGAGCGTGTGGAACGCTATACAATATCGTTCAGGATTCTCGGCTCAATCATAGATGTGACATAAGAAAGGGAGTACTTGCTGAAGAAAGTTCTGAACTCCTTTGGGAGTATTTCAAGAAGAGGAGAAATAATTCTAATAAAGTAAACTCATAA
- a CDS encoding YhcH/YjgK/YiaL family protein: MIFDTLSNASTYFCLGERFKKAFDFLEDLKVVALEDGKYEIEGTSIFAIIQSSTTKPKEAQVWEAHKKYADIQCLLSGSEWLGYAPIETMKLALPYDDVRDFALFDGEGAYFQTHPGWFSLFFPHDVHKGCVALKTPSRIRKIVVKVEMG, encoded by the coding sequence ATGATATTTGATACTTTAAGTAATGCGTCGACATATTTTTGTTTGGGAGAACGTTTCAAAAAAGCTTTTGATTTCCTCGAAGATTTAAAGGTCGTTGCTCTTGAAGATGGGAAGTATGAAATTGAGGGAACGTCTATATTTGCTATTATTCAGTCTTCCACGACAAAGCCTAAAGAAGCTCAAGTATGGGAAGCCCATAAAAAATATGCAGACATTCAATGCCTTCTTTCCGGTTCGGAATGGTTAGGCTATGCTCCAATAGAGACAATGAAATTAGCTCTCCCTTATGATGACGTGCGGGATTTTGCCTTGTTTGATGGGGAAGGGGCCTATTTTCAGACTCACCCCGGTTGGTTTTCACTCTTTTTCCCCCATGACGTACACAAAGGATGTGTTGCTCTCAAAACCCCGAGTCGCATTAGGAAAATAGTTGTAAAAGTCGAGATGGGGTAA
- a CDS encoding carbon-nitrogen hydrolase family protein, producing the protein MFRVACVQMDARNVSQYEQTEREILQWIDSLCSEEDVDLIVFPECTWPAYYLGENEEAAALALKHTHAVIEEVAKRAVHYGVHIAMGLYVEEEGTLRNAGILWGPEGEELGRVYKSNLWHFDEKYVKAGTTFPVMKTPLGNLGMMICADGRAPEIARIMTEKGANVIIDMANLMSSASDPALLNNPQIEYMLPTRAFENGVWIILCDKAGLESYTAMNTGRSCVINPLGHIVGESPSDTSEALIAVIDTEMASFPLPEKGNRCFSRLIDPTEDLPVTAYMKEPVCLPDSGILSSVAYFSAENMEHYIATASRMIRILQDQGSSLILLPCCGKNEDVDNITRQIRPLLNPDVVVCVSGSLDADGHKKKAAVAFSQNNTYGPVFLDNSCRPDIFSTEVGRLGLLIGDEMFLPEVARCMMLDGAQMLLWCDSRRYAMTEKVARCRAAENRVFLMRSGTGEDEDNSFIVLPTGAISAATVPKVEQAVSTYCLLAEAYSKTVVPGTDVVRGRIPYVYKELKNTHRKEDL; encoded by the coding sequence ATGTTTCGTGTTGCCTGCGTGCAGATGGACGCTCGAAATGTGAGCCAATACGAGCAGACAGAACGAGAAATACTACAATGGATCGATAGTCTGTGTAGTGAAGAGGATGTTGATCTTATCGTCTTTCCTGAATGTACTTGGCCCGCCTATTATCTTGGCGAAAACGAGGAAGCCGCTGCATTGGCCTTAAAGCATACTCATGCAGTGATAGAAGAAGTGGCGAAACGAGCAGTTCATTATGGCGTCCACATAGCCATGGGACTCTACGTGGAAGAAGAGGGAACTTTGCGAAATGCTGGAATTCTTTGGGGGCCGGAAGGTGAAGAGCTAGGACGGGTTTATAAATCAAATCTTTGGCACTTCGACGAGAAATATGTCAAAGCAGGAACAACTTTCCCTGTCATGAAAACTCCCTTAGGAAATTTGGGAATGATGATATGTGCCGATGGAAGAGCTCCTGAAATAGCGCGTATAATGACTGAAAAAGGTGCGAATGTCATCATCGATATGGCAAATCTCATGTCTTCAGCCTCCGACCCGGCCCTTTTGAATAATCCTCAAATCGAGTATATGCTTCCGACACGAGCGTTTGAAAATGGAGTTTGGATTATTCTATGCGATAAAGCAGGCCTTGAATCTTACACAGCCATGAATACGGGCAGAAGCTGCGTTATCAATCCGTTGGGGCACATTGTCGGAGAATCTCCATCAGACACGAGTGAAGCTCTTATTGCCGTAATAGATACGGAAATGGCGTCATTTCCTCTTCCAGAGAAAGGAAACAGGTGTTTTTCAAGATTAATAGACCCAACGGAAGATTTGCCAGTTACTGCATATATGAAAGAACCTGTATGTTTGCCTGATTCTGGCATCCTTTCTTCTGTGGCGTATTTTTCAGCAGAAAATATGGAACACTATATTGCCACAGCTTCACGAATGATTCGCATTTTACAAGATCAGGGTTCATCTCTTATTTTGCTGCCATGTTGTGGAAAAAATGAAGATGTAGATAATATAACTCGCCAAATTCGACCTTTGCTGAATCCAGATGTGGTTGTATGTGTAAGTGGCTCTTTAGATGCAGACGGCCACAAAAAAAAGGCAGCTGTAGCTTTTTCGCAAAACAACACGTATGGTCCGGTTTTCTTGGATAATTCATGCCGCCCTGATATTTTTTCTACAGAAGTGGGACGTTTAGGCCTCCTTATTGGAGATGAAATGTTTCTTCCTGAAGTTGCAAGGTGCATGATGTTGGATGGGGCCCAGATGCTTCTCTGGTGCGATTCAAGACGTTATGCCATGACTGAAAAAGTGGCACGTTGTCGTGCTGCCGAGAATAGGGTTTTCCTCATGCGTTCAGGAACAGGAGAAGATGAAGATAACTCTTTTATTGTATTGCCGACAGGAGCGATTAGTGCCGCTACTGTTCCAAAAGTAGAACAGGCAGTCTCAACATATTGCCTTTTGGCAGAGGCATACAGCAAAACGGTAGTGCCGGGCACAGATGTTGTAAGAGGAAGAATACCTTACGTATATAAAGAATTGAAAAATACGCACCGAAAGGAAGATTTATAG
- a CDS encoding UxaA family hydrolase: MNIQGYRRKNGDVGIRNHIAVIPASVCASTVAQRIASQVEGAIALPNQHGCAQIKPDLEITARTLAGLGKNGNVAAVLVVGLGCEGLQADWLAEEIAKTGKPVESLIIQKCGGTLKAQEQGLRIARAISQEVSLYKKEDIPVSSLILGLECGGSDATSGLAANPVHGYVSDRLISMGGTSILSETTELIGAEHILVKRAVSPEVAKKLLHIVARCEARAKTMGVDLRGSQPTPGNIEGGLTTIEEKSLGCIYKGGTSPLQGVLEYAESPTGRGLYVMDTPGQDVESITGMVAGGAHIVIFSTGRGTPTGFPLAPVIKITGNPHTYLMMEENIDINAGTIITGNESISDVGERVWKEIVQVCDGKRTKAEALQHMEFGIYKLTSTF, translated from the coding sequence ATGAACATTCAAGGGTATAGACGTAAAAATGGAGACGTAGGAATCCGTAACCATATAGCGGTTATCCCTGCATCTGTTTGTGCCAGCACTGTAGCTCAACGAATAGCGAGTCAGGTTGAGGGAGCCATTGCCTTGCCGAACCAACATGGCTGCGCTCAGATTAAACCGGACCTTGAAATAACGGCTAGAACTCTTGCGGGGCTTGGAAAAAACGGAAATGTTGCTGCGGTTTTAGTTGTGGGGTTAGGGTGCGAAGGCCTTCAGGCCGACTGGTTAGCCGAGGAAATAGCTAAGACAGGCAAACCTGTTGAGTCTCTAATTATACAAAAATGTGGTGGAACCCTTAAAGCTCAGGAACAGGGATTGCGTATAGCAAGAGCTATATCACAAGAAGTTTCTCTCTATAAAAAAGAAGACATTCCTGTGAGTTCGCTTATTTTAGGCTTGGAATGCGGAGGATCAGACGCTACTTCGGGGCTGGCTGCCAACCCTGTTCATGGCTATGTCTCCGACAGACTTATCTCTATGGGAGGAACATCAATTCTTTCTGAAACAACAGAACTTATTGGTGCCGAACACATTCTGGTCAAGAGAGCAGTTTCTCCAGAAGTAGCAAAAAAGCTTCTTCATATTGTGGCCCGATGTGAAGCAAGAGCTAAAACTATGGGCGTTGATCTACGGGGAAGCCAGCCGACTCCCGGAAATATTGAGGGTGGTCTGACTACTATTGAAGAGAAATCTCTTGGCTGCATCTATAAAGGTGGAACAAGCCCCTTACAAGGTGTTCTTGAATATGCGGAAAGCCCTACAGGCCGAGGACTTTACGTAATGGATACTCCCGGTCAGGATGTTGAGTCTATTACTGGCATGGTGGCAGGTGGAGCTCATATTGTTATCTTTTCTACCGGACGGGGTACCCCCACTGGATTCCCCCTTGCTCCTGTTATCAAAATTACAGGGAATCCTCATACCTATCTCATGATGGAAGAAAACATCGATATTAATGCAGGAACAATTATTACTGGTAATGAAAGCATTTCTGATGTTGGAGAAAGGGTCTGGAAGGAAATAGTTCAGGTATGTGACGGAAAACGTACGAAAGCAGAGGCTTTACAACATATGGAATTTGGAATATATAAGCTTACTTCAACATTTTAA
- a CDS encoding glycerate kinase, protein MTLRDDAHEIIKYAIDAVLPEYAVQEQLRKKPCKGRVILVSIGKAAWRMAKAAVDILGDQVVQGIVITKYNHSQGPIPHLVVREAGHPLLDENSLEATSEALQMTQNLTANDEVLFLVSGGGSALFEKPKEGVCLGDFVDITDQMLRCGANIVEINMIRKRLSAVKGGQFAKWVAPATIYSIVLSDVLGDRLDSIASGPAYPDSTTSAQALEIISRYKIDVKPELIEILKEETPKVIDNVETFITGSVRTLCDKAAEKATELGYQSYILTTTLQCEAKEAGSFLASIAVEESEFCRPVKLPCAIILGGETVVHLKGKGKGGRNQEMALAAALNIQGMSNIVFASVGSDGTDGPTDAAGGIVDGQTVQKIRESGGNPYALLENNDAYNALEMCNSLIKTGPTGTNVNDLTVLLVKDV, encoded by the coding sequence ATGACACTTCGCGATGATGCTCATGAAATTATTAAATATGCTATAGATGCAGTATTACCTGAATATGCCGTTCAGGAGCAGCTTCGAAAGAAGCCGTGTAAAGGCAGGGTAATTCTTGTCTCCATAGGAAAAGCGGCGTGGAGAATGGCGAAGGCCGCAGTAGATATATTGGGCGATCAGGTGGTGCAGGGTATAGTCATCACCAAATACAATCACAGTCAAGGCCCCATTCCCCATCTTGTTGTACGAGAAGCAGGACACCCCCTGCTTGATGAAAATTCATTGGAAGCTACATCGGAAGCCCTTCAGATGACACAGAATCTTACTGCCAATGATGAGGTTCTTTTTTTAGTCTCAGGTGGAGGTTCGGCACTTTTCGAAAAGCCTAAAGAGGGCGTATGTCTCGGAGATTTCGTTGATATTACAGATCAAATGCTTCGTTGTGGAGCTAACATCGTTGAGATCAATATGATCCGCAAACGACTTTCCGCCGTAAAGGGTGGTCAGTTTGCCAAATGGGTGGCTCCAGCTACAATTTATTCTATTGTTCTTTCAGACGTTTTGGGCGATCGGCTCGATAGCATAGCATCCGGACCAGCCTATCCCGATTCCACAACGTCAGCACAGGCGCTAGAGATTATCTCTCGCTACAAAATTGATGTAAAACCTGAATTAATCGAAATACTGAAAGAAGAAACGCCGAAAGTTATAGATAACGTAGAGACATTTATTACGGGAAGTGTCAGAACACTTTGCGACAAGGCAGCTGAAAAAGCTACAGAGTTGGGCTATCAGTCGTATATACTTACCACAACCCTCCAGTGCGAGGCCAAAGAGGCAGGTAGTTTTTTGGCATCAATAGCCGTGGAAGAAAGTGAATTCTGCCGCCCTGTAAAGCTTCCATGTGCCATTATTCTGGGAGGAGAAACAGTTGTACATCTAAAGGGAAAGGGAAAAGGTGGACGAAATCAGGAGATGGCTCTTGCTGCCGCTTTAAACATTCAGGGTATGTCGAATATTGTGTTTGCTTCTGTTGGATCTGATGGCACAGATGGCCCTACAGATGCGGCAGGAGGCATTGTTGATGGCCAAACTGTTCAAAAAATACGTGAAAGCGGAGGGAATCCTTACGCTCTTCTTGAAAACAATGATGCTTATAATGCTTTAGAAATGTGTAACTCGCTCATAAAGACAGGGCCTACAGGCACAAATGTGAACGATCTTACGGTCCTTTTAGTGAAAGATGTATAA
- a CDS encoding UxaA family hydrolase, with product MKDHVKNALVIKEFDNVATALQNLSEGDTACYEVDGVLRTLRLKQNISFGHKFAIRQIEEGEGVVKYSEVIGRATQRIEAGEHVHIHNLESLRGRGDWEVQA from the coding sequence GTGAAAGATCACGTGAAAAACGCTTTGGTTATCAAAGAATTTGATAATGTAGCTACAGCTTTACAAAACCTGAGCGAGGGCGACACTGCCTGTTATGAAGTGGATGGCGTTCTTCGAACCCTGCGCTTGAAACAAAATATTTCTTTCGGGCATAAATTTGCTATACGGCAAATTGAAGAGGGAGAAGGAGTTGTGAAGTATAGCGAAGTTATTGGCAGAGCTACTCAGAGAATTGAAGCGGGGGAGCATGTTCACATACACAACCTGGAAAGCCTCAGAGGCCGTGGCGATTGGGAGGTGCAAGCATGA
- a CDS encoding 4-oxalocrotonate tautomerase — protein sequence MPIVNVHILEGRTVEQKRRLVNEMTQTICSCLDVPAEKVRIIITDMKKSDFAVAGVLASDRDK from the coding sequence ATGCCAATAGTGAACGTTCATATTCTTGAAGGACGAACAGTAGAGCAAAAGCGACGACTTGTAAATGAAATGACTCAGACGATATGTTCGTGTCTTGATGTGCCGGCTGAAAAGGTTCGTATCATAATAACAGACATGAAAAAATCTGACTTTGCTGTAGCAGGAGTATTGGCCTCAGATAGAGATAAGTAA